DNA from Streptomyces sp. NBC_01260:
CCAGCTGGCTGTCGGCCTGACCCATGCCGCCCGCGGCAATGTGACGGGCGGGGCGCGGCTGCTGCGGCGGGGCGCGGCGGCGCTCGCGGAGTTCGGCGAGCACGGCGGTACGGGCGCATCCGGCGTCCCCGGCCCGCCCGAGGACGCCGCTTCCGGCGACTCCCCCGGCTCCTCGGCGCACGGGATCGGTGTCCGTGCGCTGATCGGCTGGGCGCGGGAGCTGGCCGGGCGGGTGGAGGAGCCGGGCGCGGGGCCCGTCGACGCCGCTGTCGAGGCGCCGCGCCTGCGGGCCGGCCGCCGGTAGTCCGGACGGTGGCGGGCGCCGGACACGCGTCCTTTCCCTCTCTTTGACCGAGAGCGGCGAACAGGGCAGCGCGAAGCTATTACCATCCCGCGTCATGAGCACTTCTGACCAGGACCAGGCCGTGGACACCCCGATAGCCGCCCCCGACGCCGAGGAACGTCGCCTGACGCCACGTCAGGCGAGACGGCTGCGCATCGTCCTGTCCTCCGTCGGCATGGCCGCGATGGCGGTCGTCCTGGGGCTGCGGATCGCGAGCCGGTCCTCCGTCCTGGTGGTCGGGGTGTACGGGCTGGCGCTGATCCTGTGCGGGATCGTGATCGAGCTGAGCCGCAATGGCCGTACCCGGCTCGGCAGTTGGCTGCTGGGCATCGGGCTGGTGGCGGCGATCGGTGCGGACTGGCTGCTGATTCCGTGATCCGCTGCCGCCCTGCCCCGGCCGGTTGAACGGCAGGCTCCCGGGCGCTGCCGTCCTGCCGCCGGGCCGGCGCTCGCAGACCCTGACCGCCGCCTCCCTCGCGCGGTCAGCGCACGGAGATCCGTACGGTGTCGCCGTGTGAATCCGCCCGGTCCAGCCAGTCGGCGGACAGGTGGACGGGGAGGCCGGGCCGGGCGGGCAGCAGCAGCCGTTGCCGGTGCAGCAGCCGCCCGTTCTGACGGACCTCCAGCAGCGGGGCGGTCAGCCGCCGCTCGGTGCGCAGGACGAAGCGGTTGTTCAGCGGCCGGTCGCCGCCGGGGCCGAGGAGATTGGGCGCGATCCAGGCCAGCGGGGCCGCGACCGTGAGCGCCGTACGGCCGGCGGGCCAGGACCCGGTGGCGAGGTGGCGCAGTACGGGGGCGGCGACGGCCCGCCCCTCGGCCGCCGCGGTGCCCGCGCTCTCCACGGCGTGCAGCAGATTCCCGACGGCGAAGACGCCCTGCTCGCCGGTACGGTACGAGGCGTCGTGGGCGGGGCCGCGGGTGCCGGGGTCCAGGGCGACCGCGCCGCGCCGGGCCAGTTCGTGGTCGGGGATCCAGTCGCCCGTGAAGACCACGGTGTCGCAGCGGAGCGTCGTGGTCCGGCCGTCGTGGTGGCGCACCGTGACGCCGGTGAGCCGCCCGCGCCCGGTCAGGCCGGTCACGGTGGTGCGGCTGAGCACCGGGGCGCCGGGGCGCCGGCGCATCGCGGCGAGGGGTTCCGGCGGCTGGCCGGTCACCAGGGCGGCCACCTCGACTCCGGCGACGCGCAGGGTGCCGGCCGCCGCATGGGCCACGGGTTCGTCGCCGACGACCACCGCGCGCGTACCGATGTACTGGTGGTGGAGGTGGACGGCCTGCTGGAGTTCCCCGGTCGTGTAGACGCCGGCGGGGCGGGTGCCGGGGACGAGCCGGGCGCTGCGGGGGCGTTCCCGGGCGCCGGTGGCGAGGAGGACGGCGTGGGCGGTGATCCGTTCCAGTC
Protein-coding regions in this window:
- a CDS encoding DUF309 domain-containing protein, with the protein product MDETRRDRDTEGRAHNARPRDGLGRPLPYGSPGVERQPEGVVRSPEETVREAQRLLDAGMPFHAHEVFEDAWKSGPVAERELWRGLAQLAVGLTHAARGNVTGGARLLRRGAAALAEFGEHGGTGASGVPGPPEDAASGDSPGSSAHGIGVRALIGWARELAGRVEEPGAGPVDAAVEAPRLRAGRR
- a CDS encoding FAD-dependent oxidoreductase; protein product: MTRRERTVDVLVVGAGPAGLGAAAELAASGARVEVLEREQSTGGIPRHCHHGGFGSRRTTGGVSGPEYALRCTAAAERAGAVLRTGITVTGWAGPRTLDATGPGGLERITAHAVLLATGARERPRSARLVPGTRPAGVYTTGELQQAVHLHHQYIGTRAVVVGDEPVAHAAAGTLRVAGVEVAALVTGQPPEPLAAMRRRPGAPVLSRTTVTGLTGRGRLTGVTVRHHDGRTTTLRCDTVVFTGDWIPDHELARRGAVALDPGTRGPAHDASYRTGEQGVFAVGNLLHAVESAGTAAAEGRAVAAPVLRHLATGSWPAGRTALTVAAPLAWIAPNLLGPGGDRPLNNRFVLRTERRLTAPLLEVRQNGRLLHRQRLLLPARPGLPVHLSADWLDRADSHGDTVRISVR